In the Chiloscyllium plagiosum isolate BGI_BamShark_2017 chromosome 15, ASM401019v2, whole genome shotgun sequence genome, one interval contains:
- the gpr34l gene encoding G protein-coupled receptor 34 like — MADLSSAQSPYANVSQPIIDVFVLSKDTNCTIEDGFLAVGLPIFYIVICVIGLLGNILALWVFLFNQRKPTSISIYMKHLAMADLLLLLCLPFRITYHFGEYKWMVRCYFCKIIGTFFYINMYASILFLGLISLDRYLKITKPLRKFRVHSVKWSSGISRAVWLAIILFMLPFVVVSSLKSNETKCFHYKNQSVTAGVMNLTAVMFIFILSWLFLVSYAKIAVKLYNISEGKKKQQIKKVSTRAIIKTFIVLAIYIVCFIPYHIVRVPYVLSQMEIISSCHAKQFLHMANELVLCLSALNSCLDPVIYFFLSNSFRRIIIYTIKGRFSKTFPKTNGTRSSFKSITDI, encoded by the coding sequence ATGGCTGATTTGTCATCTGCACAATCTCCCTATGCCAATGTTTCCCAGCCAATAATAGATGTCTTTGTACTATCGAAGGACACTAACTGCACCATTGAAGATGGTTTCCTCGCAGTGGGTCTGcctattttctacattgttaTCTGTGTCATCGGGCTCCTTGGTAACATACTGGCCTTATGGGTATTTCTCTTCAACCAGAGGAAGCCAACGTCTATTTCTATTTACATGAAGCATCTGGCTATGGCTGACCTCTTGTTGTTACTCTGCCTTCCATTCAGGATCACCTACCATTTTGGAGAGTACAAGTGGATGGTTAGGTGCTACTTCTGTAAGATCATCGGGACATTTTTCTACATCAACATGTATGCCAGCATTTTATTCCTTGGATTGATCAGCCTGGACCGTTACTTAAAGATCACGAAACCTCTCCGTAAGTTTAGAGTCCACAGTGTGAAATGGAGCTCGGGCATATCCAGGGCTGTGTGGCTGGCTATCATCTTATTCATGCTGCCCTTTGTTGTGGTCAGCAGCTTAAAgtcaaatgaaacaaaatgcttCCACTACAAGAACCAGAGTGTGACTGCGGGTGTAATGAATCTAACAGCTGtcatgtttatttttattctctcCTGGCTATTCCTGGTATCCTATGCCAAGATTGCAGTCAAACTCTATAACATTTCTGAAGGGAAGAAAAAGCAGCAGATCAAGAAAGTGAGCACCAGAGCCATTATAAAGACCTTCATTGTCCTCGCAATCTACATTGTGTGTTTCATACCTTATCACATTGTTCGAGTCCCTTATGTCCTCTCACAGATGGAGATCATCTCCAGTTGTCACGCTAAGCAGTTTCTGCATATGGCCAATGAACTGGTTCTGTGCCTGTCCGCCCTAAACAGCTGTCTTGATCCAGTCATTTATTTCTTCCTATCCAACTCTTTTCGCAGGATTATTATTTACACCATTAAAGGAAGGTTTAGTAAAACCTTTCCTAAGACAAATGGAACCAGGAGCAGTTTCAAATCCATCACAGACATCTGA